From Fusarium musae strain F31 chromosome 8, whole genome shotgun sequence:
atagctatagtaaataacttacctttataaaaggCTTAAGAGCTATTACAGGttcttacttaatattaattaaattagatataaagtataagaaagggtattatataataaaagggaatataaaaaaaagaattataagctaaaaaaggtattaaggaataaaagttaagatacttaaaaactatattaagaaataacttattattttaataaaaagataaaaaaaaaaagtcttattttataaaataaaaaagaggtatttatacttttttaaaaataatttaaaagctaaaagggtttttataattattttctattactaagtactataataatacttttaatatttactttatattttactatatataatataattacttaaagccctttttaaatattatagctttaattaaagggtatattaaaagatagggtaGCCCTAATTagtctagcttacttaataaaaattagcgcttctcttatatatatatagtatagcttcctttattatataagagaaattaaggctcttttaacccttatatatGCCCCTCTGCTATGCGTGCTACACAATACGCAGTTTATTCCTCGGCTGCATCTCCCCAGAAGAATGTAAGAAAGGCATGTTTTAGATTGCTAAAAGCTTTGTTAATCAATCCCCTTGGGCGAGCTAAATCTGCTCGTCCAGCCTCTGTTTTACCCTGTCTGAGCCTTGCTACTTCCAAGGCTACCAAACAGCGGCTGTTCGGGATTCACCAAAGCTGAGGCAACTGTGACATCGCATATCTTCAATTGGTATCCTATTTTGATACAGTGACGGAAAATTCCTGGTTATTGTAGCCGGTTCGGTGTGCATGAGAGGCGGTTGCGATCGGCGTAAATATGACCGGAGCCGCTCGGTTCCGATACCATTGGAAGAGAACCAGCACACTGGTAACGCCGTTATACGACGGAGCGGGTTCTTCTCGTAAGGCGCTTCTTTCGGTGGATTAAAAGATGCAATCTCGGATATCGTAAGGGTCGTGCATGAACCGTCGTAGAGGATCGCACTAAGAGATCTTTACTAACAGGACGAACTATAACGCGGACATTAAGACGAAAGATCTTTCGGAGCCGCAATGGCTCCGACTCTGACTTTTTTCACCGAGATCAGGTTATATATGGCGACACTTTACTATTTCCTCCTGCTTAGATCACCTCGAATACCCAGACTTGTGAACACGTATCGATTCGAGTCAAACTTCTTCCTATGTATGTGGCATCAGCCATCTTACAGACAGCAACCATAGAGGATAATCTGTCCCACAGATACTTCCATTCACTCTTTAGTGattccttgatcttgttgtaTATATTAGCCTGGAATTAGTCTATTTAACGATGTTCTACGTGTCTGGATGGCATGATCATTCAATCCCTCAGCTTTGACAAGtcaatgttgaagctgctaaTCATtcccttcttgacatcatccAAGTTCTGCTTCTCTGTTTCACGCTGGAGAATCTCAGCACGAGACCTTCTCATCGCTTTGGCAACATCCGGCCACTCCAAGGACCGATTGCCCGTGACGTCCGCCATGCTTTCCTCTACTTTCACACCAACAAGTTTCCCTTGACGTTTTCGAACGATACCATCCACGATGACTGTATCGACGTTCCCGATACTGCTGTGCAGAACGACGGCTGCGATGGGGTCTTGCTCAGCAGCGCAGATTAGCTCGGGAGTATTGGCGTCAAAGATCACCAGGTCAGCCAGTTTGCCTTCAGCGATGCTACCAAGCTGGCTCTCCCTCCCAATCGCTCTGGCGCCCTGGATTGTCCCCAGATTGAATACATCCTGAACTGTCTTGGAGATCTTGCGAGGGGCCAGGTCTTGGTCGATCAGCTTCTGGTTATGCCTGGCCCTCGAGCCCTGCAGGCCCAGTCTCATCTCGTATACGATGCTAGAGGCCTGGTTACTGTGACAGTCGATACCCAGACTAGACTGAGCTTGAGCCTGGGGAAGATCGTCGTTCAGGCACACAGGATCTCCAAGAGCCATTTGCATTTCAGTGGAGGGAGTGCTGCTAATATGTGCTCCGGCGTCGGCGAGGTCCTTAACGCTCTCGGCGGCATATCCGTTAAGATGGCTGAAGAGCATGCGATTGTCCAACAAGCCGAGGCTCTTGATCTGCTGAACGAGATCATAAGATCCCATCTGCGGGTTGCTAACAGCATGAGTTGTCGCCAACTCGAAACCGGCTTCTCGTGCACGCTTGAACAGGTCCTGGATGACTGGTTCTGGTAGGAACCAGAGGTCAAAGGCCAGACCCATGGTAACGCGGCCGTCGCCGAAGGGACCCTTCTTGCCTAGCTCCTGTATTTCGTCGACGACCCATGGTGCAAGCATATCTGGGTTCATTGCAAAGGGTGACCATGATGCGACGCGAGCAGTTGGGCAGTAGCCATAGACGCAGCGCAGGCCAGAGGAAGCAGTGGCTGAGATGGCAGTTGAGGCTGAAAGTGGTGGCGGTTAGCTTATATTTGAAGATTGATAGTATTTGACTTACCAGCGCCAGCAAAGACGTTGACGTGTGAATGATCAACTACAGTGGTGGTGCCTGCATTGATTGCTTCGAGAGAACCTCCAAGCTGTCCCCAGTAGATATCGCTTTTCGTATAATTTGAAGACTGGAGATTACCGGAGGCCATGTAATCGAGAAGCAGTTCATTGGCATGTCGTCCCTTGAGCTGGGTCTGCCAAAGATGATGGTGCGTGTCGATGAAGCCAGGGgagatgatcttgtcagTGCAATCGATCAACTCAGCGTCAGTGATCTCGTTAACGTTCTCGGCTATCTTAGAGATTCGGTTGTTCTCAATAAGTATGTCCCTTTCTAGAGCTTGGACGTTGTCATTGGCATCGTGAATAAGGACAGTACCGCCTTTGAGTAACAGCCGGCGCGAAGTGTTACCGTTGAGAGAAGAGTCAAATGCCATTATGAGTAATAGTACACGAGTTGTTTCTTAGATCTGATTGATTTGAAAGGTTGCTGTTCGGGTCGATAACCGGGACAGAGGAAGGCTCTTATAGTCGATGACGATGCGACGATGTCATACCCGTTTCGTACCTCGCAAAAAGGCTTCGAGGCTGCCTGCATGAACAATCTCGGCGTTCCGTGGCCTAACTCCACGGAACACAGCAAGTGAGGCCACGGCCGGCATTATCACGGACACAACGTTGTCTACCCGTCTCGATCTACACAAGTGCAACACTCGCTCCAGAAATGTCCATTGCTATCCGAATACCCGTTGCTAATTCTGGTGATCTTCATCAAGATCGGTTTAGTCCGCTTTGACCTTTCCAGCCACTAGCGGGAGTTGGtgatttataataaggtttcGCGGCTGGTGATTAAGCGCGAGCGGAGATAGCGAGGGATACGGGAGAGAGAGTTACTCGATTAGGATACTCGCTTTGGGGCTTGTCGGATTTATGAATTAGTCTCGGATTGACAATATTAAGAATCAAATCACGAGGATCAAAGCGAATGATGGCAGGGAAGATTATGAAGGAACTAATGTCGAATGGGCATTTCTCGGACTTGCACGGGATCGGCGCGGGCGTTGCGAGAGACTCCGGGAATAGCTTCAACTTGTTCTGGCGTAATGACGTCGTTTGACATGTAAGCTgactgatgctgagaaggtaACTAACATGGAAAAGATATATTGTCTAGCAAATCCGGAACTAGGAGCCTTATACTCAAAAAGAACGACTGAGCCAACCCTTTGCAAGTCCTTGGTTGTTTATTTCTGAGGCGATATTCTACTTTCCATGATGTTTATATGGAGAGCTGAACCAGGTATGTGTTTTCATCTGGACGCAGTGTCTACTGCATATACCAAATATGCACTAATTACTACATCTGGAAACCCGAATGtgatctataaatataagccCATTGAACGAAGCTTTTCTATATATTCTACGACGGCCGTTAACATGTACTTCACCTATGGCTTTTACTATCATTTTGAAGCAATGGTAGGTAACGATCCATAGCTAATGATTAGCCGATAGTAGGTTTGGTCCCCGTTTTGCTGTCTCTCAGCGGCCGGCTTTAACCTCTATATATTCAACTCCGTTTGGTAGACACGTAACGAGAAATCGGAGATGTACACAGGGCGGAGGATTGCTCGGAGTCGGATTTGGTTATTTAGTCATGTTACTCCCCAATGGAGTATTTTTCGGTCTTACCAGAACAGGAAATACTCCCAGCTCCTCCACGTTGGAGACTCCGCTTCGAAGAGTTCCACTCATTCTCGAACAATCATTTCTCAGGTCCAAGAactttttctcttccttcacgTTGCCAGATCGCCCAATAGCTATTCTTAACGAGTATTTTAAGCATTGAGTTGCTTGCGTTACATTCTTGTCATCCACCATGTCCATTTTGGACAAGTATGGTCCTGAAGTGCAGAGAGTCCCTGCAGATGCCCCCATCCAGGACATCATTGCGCTCCTCAAGCGTGATGGGGGTGTTTTTGTGAAAGGTCTGGTATCTGAGGCAGATGTCGATAAAGCATATGATGAGTGTCGAGAGCGTCTAGACTCAGACATTGAATGGTCCGGCAGCTTCTTCCCCAGCAAGTTCACTTTATGATACTTACTACAATGACGAAACTAACATTTGAGCCTAAGAGGAGACGCAACGGGCGCCAAGCCTCCTTGCTCTCAGCCCTACATACGCCAGATCTCAGATCATGAACCTAGTCTACCAGCAAGTCGTCGATCATTTCCTCACTACCCGAAGTTGGTTCTGGTGGGGTACCGAACGGAAGGAGTCGGTCTCGAAGCCTTACTTGCATTCGTGTACCGCCATGAGAATCGGACCTGGAGGCAGGGCGCAGCCACTTCACCGTGACGACTATATCAGTCACAATATCCATCCTGATATTGATAAGTGGGATGATAAGCGTGATACCAATCGTGAGTCTGCTGTTGGGCTGTTTGTAGCTGGGTCAAAGGTCACGAAGGAGAATGGCGGTACGCAATTCATCCAAGGGAGTCATTTATGGTCAGTGCTGCTCACCACACGTTTTAAATCTTAATCGTAACTGACGAATTGTAGGGGCTCAGAGCGAGGTCCCCCGCGTGTAGAAGACTGCATTTATGCCGAGATGGACAAGGGCGATGCGTTCATCATGCTTGCTTCAGCGTATCATGGTGGAGGTACCAACTCCACCAGAGACCAGCACCGCTTAGTCTTTGCTACCTTTTCTATTCGTGGCTTCTTGAGACAAGAGGAGAACCAGTTCCTCGCTGTGCCTAGAGAAATAGCGATGAAGCTTGACCAGGACATACAGGCATTCATGGGCTATTCGATGAGCGATCCGGCGTGCGGTTATGTAGAACAGATAGATCCGATATACTTGCTCAGGCCAGAGCTGGAGAAAGGTCCTTCGGACTTTTAGAAAGTTAAATATCAGACAAATAATGGTTTGTATGTATGCCTTCGTGTGTGTTTCATGTGCTCTGACCTGATCATCCTTGCAGACAAGCAGCAGCCACTTCTTTATACAACTTTGGAGTCAGTCATCAGATCATCTAGCTTTTCAGCCAAAAGCAAGACCTTAGGCGATTGTGAGGGTGATGAGTATATTGCCTGTATGTGTTTATTggtgtcctttacctttgtggcctgggggctgaagcctcttctaaaacCCGAACCTTAACGCAGTATGTATGCCTTCAGTAATTAGTAGCTTGGTTAGATGGTGATGTCCCACTTCTCCGAGTGCGGGTTCTGTCGTGTCTTATAAATCGGCTCGGATGACAACGAGGCGTGCATGACCTAAAAGATTGAGAACAACCCCACTAAGAAATCAACAACTCCGATGCCGACTCTCATCCTCTTGATTATCTTTTCTTTCGCTCCACCATCGTCTTTCATTTCCAAATTTGGTAATACAAACAGCAATAATGACTGGTAGTGATAATTCATCTTCAAATCGCCCAACTGCCCGTCGCAAAGGTGAGCACTGATTTTCTCCCCCACCGTGCCTCGGATGATTCTGACGAGAATATCGTTTTAGACCCAGCTTGCGGAACATGTCGCAAGAAGTGTCGAAAATGCGATCGGAAACGTCCCATTTGCGATAGATGTCGCACCAAAGGTCTTCATTGTGAAGGATATCCCCCACGATTTCAATTCCAGGAGACATTGACAATAACTACCAATCCATCCAGCTCACAGCATGCGACATCCGATAGCATTGATGCCTCGCCTTCACAGCCCGTGGTCTTTAGCCAGTCACCCCCAGAACTGTCAATACCACCCGATCCCATCGCTACAAGACTTTCGGCTTCACTTTCGCCTGAACACCCTGTCCTTGAGACCTCTGCTTTGACCCTGACGTCACCCCAAACATCAGCGACTCTATCAATGTCACCAGACGTTGCGTCCTTCACTACCTTACCCTCCGTACACGATGACCTAGAGAACGACATTGCGACAAATCGTCATATCATTGACTACTGTAAGACACCTGAAACAACTAAAATTACGCCAGTAACAAATTTCACAGTTGATCAAACGCTAAGcgagcatctcatcatccatgTGCCGGGACTGGATAACCCATTTAGAGAATATGTTCTGTCGCTTGCCTACCAGCATCAAGGAATTCTACATGCGCTACTCGGACTATCGGCATGTCATATGAATAACACTGGACACGCGAACAGTCAGAGACTCGTCACTGTATCTCTTGGGTATAGACTATCGGCCATACGatctcttgcttctctgCTGCACAAAGAAGATATCTCATGGCTAACGCCCACCGAGGAGGAACACGTTCTGGCTATGGTGTTGCTTCTCGTTCTACATGATGTATGGTATATCTTCGTCGAATTCTACGTCAAGAAGCCGCTGACACAGCTATAGGTCTGTGAATCAGGCGTCTCAACCCATGGAGCCCACTTGACAGGTGTATCGTTCCTCTGCAAACGAATCGCTTGCCTCGACACATCGCCAATGCGTTCAAAAACGTCCATGTTCCTAATATCCGCGCTGTCTTGGTAAGTCTTAACATTGCGAAAGTCACTGGCGGCACTGATAGAAACAGGTTGGATATGATCCGAGGCTTCAGCGGCGCTGAAAAGCTCTCCTACTCGACCGAAGTCCGAGAATGCGTGAGAGATCACGGAAGTTTAAGCCTTCACACGTTGGTCGGCTGTCCGCCAGtcatgttcttcaagatTGGTCAGGTACTCGAGGCTGGTAAAGTTTACCTGGCCGGAGACTTGCCAGTTGAACAGTTTGAGCAATTACTCGATGGAGCTGAGAAGTTCCTCCGTGGCTGGGATCCCGATCAAGCCGTATATCCCACCAGCCACCAGGAATGGAAACATCTTGCCGAGGCATATAGACACGCATGCTTACTTCGTGTGATGCGGTTTCCCGACGCTTTCGCAATCTCATGCGACGACCCTCGGATAAAAGCCTCTGTCTCTGCGGTTTTGGATGTCTGTGCTACGATACCAAGAGACAGCGTGTTCTACAAGCGTTTGCTATTTCCTCTGTTCCTAGCAGGAGCCGATACTTGCTCACCGCATCAAATACACTATGCAAGCTGGTGTATTAACGAAATCAAGCACTCTACAGGCTTCCAGCACCCCGCCATGACGGAGCTGTTGACGAAAGTCTGGGACGAGAGAAGGACGAATCCTCGAGGCTGGTCTAACGTTCCCTGGATGGAATTTGTAAGCTCATTGCTTGGTATCTTTGGTCCGTACTGACATAGCTTCTTTCCAGACTTGTTCTGAGCTTCTTCGTTCCCAACATGCATACCTCTTCTTTTGACGGGCCGACGTCCCACTAGTGCTCCACCGTGTTAGTCGGAGTCGGCATCGGGGATATAATCGGACTTGGCAGTTGGGAGTATTTCTCCTTACGGAATAGCTTTATCTTTGGGAAAGAGGATGGATTGGCAGGTGATGGATATGAATAAAAGACGGCATGAGCCTCTGAAGCTTTTTCAGGATGAATTACACGATATACTAAACCTCTGGTTTTATAACCtgctatctttttatttgtCGGcgatactataaataaaatggCGGCGCAAGAGAAGAACCAGGccgagttggagaaggcATCCAAGCTGGCGAACGTTCCCCACTGCGAACAATATGAGAGGATGATCTCAGGCATGCTGTCAGTTGAGCTCATTCAATGCATTTGAGGGGCTCAAACTCACCGACACCAATTACAGATACGACTCACTTATTCCCAAGCTCACAAATGCTCGTCTCGCAGCACGAAAGGCCATGAACGAATACAACACCTGGTTCCCCGAAGGCGACGACTTCAACATTGAGAACATTACAAAACGACGAGCCGAAATGCTCAAATCATTTCTCGGGCACgtggaagatgacgaggtcTTTATTGAGCCACCATTCAGAGTCGACTACGGCCCCAACATGTCGGTTGGAAAGAGATTCTACGccaacttcaacctcaccGTCTTGGACTCGGCCATTGTTACGATTGGCGATAGGGTTATGATTGGTCCAAATGTTATGATATCGACGGCGACACATGAAACGGAGGTCTCAAGCCGCAGGGCCTGCATCGAGTATGCGTATCCTATCAATATTGGCGATGACTGTTGGATTGGGGGCGGTGTTACCATTTTGCCTGGTGTGACTATTGGGGAGGGATGTACAATAGGCGCCGGGTCAATCGTGACGCGCGATATTCCTGCTTGGAGCGTTGCTGTGGGATCTCCGGCAAGGGTTGTCAAAAAGGTGCAACCGCTTGAAGAGTTCAACGAATCGAACGGCGCTTGATAAATAGGAGTACACTAGGGTCCATAAATATGGATATCAAACAGGCAAAGATATTCTAGTCTGTTGATTGCACTTTCAAGCCCAGCTGTTCTCCATTTGCCGAAACGCCGAATCAAAGGTGCTTATTAAGCGCGCGGTTGTATGAACACGAATTGCTGTGTATGGCCATAATTACGAAGGAAATGGCTCAATGGGATTTTATCACAACGATGGAAATGAGTAAAAGTCGAACGGCTTTAAGAGAGAATGCAGGAGGTAATGCTTTCTCATTTTCAGCACTTGAAGGGACGATATGAGTCTTTTCGATAGTCAACGAACAAGCTCTAAGATTTGCGCCTTGACTAGCATTACATCACACTCTTTTCTACCAAAACGCCGTTAAAATAGGTTAGTGTATCCGTAATGTGACAGAAACTAACAGACAAGGATGTCGTGACCAACATGCATATTGACGCTAGTTAACAAGAGCCTTCCCAAACAGAGTCTTAATAGCGACAGTAATTGTCTTCGTCTTTTATTTACACTCTTCTCTGTTGCAATACCTTCCCATTCAACTAATATCTGTACAGCGGGGAACATCACAATCCGTCTTATCACGAACTCATCATGACCAGCCAGGAAGATGCAGAGAGAGTTATACGGGAGCTCACTGGCGAATACAAGTATGAACCCGGTCAGTGACTCAGCCCACCAACCACTAACTATCATCAGATTAGAGGAGAATGTGTTTGAGAACGGCAGAAAGTTCTTGCGCGACCTTCTTTTATACATCGACGCCAAAGGTTTTATGAGAGCTATAATGCGTAAAGAATATCCATATGTATCTTTTAAGATCCACTCTAGTCACATTGAAGTTGAGTTCAACGACGACGGTTTTACAAAAAGAGATCTAGAACACATATGCTTGCCTTCCACCATCGAGGAGAAAAGCACTGGTGAAGATGGTCTCAGCTCGGTCTTCAAATCTACAGCCAAGACTTATCTCCAGTCAGGTAACTTCTCCCTTGACTTGCGTCTCACTTCAAGCGAGGGGAAAATAAAACCAGTTTGGGTATCGCCAGCTGCCTCGATACCTGATACACTAACGCGCATGGTTGTCTATTTTCACGATTGCGGCACCGAAGAACATCTGGAACGCCTGAAGAGCGTTATTATGGCACAATTTGAAGGCTTACAAGCTGAGAGTTTGCTCTTTCTTAAAGCTCTTCGTCGTATAGACGTTAAGTTCTACGGAAAGGGCAGTGAGCTCCATCAATCCAAGCAATTCCACAAGTATGGAATGAAAGACAATCGTGAATTACTCAAAACCACCATTAATAGCCACGGTAAAGACGAAGAAAAAGGACAATTATTTTATGTGGTAGGCCGGGgagctaggttctctctgccggaataccGAAGAAATGTTACATTGGCGTTCCCACTGACCGAGGCCGGCAAACCCTTAATTGACACTGGAGGAAAGGGGCTATTCAACGTTTTGCTTGTTAGCAAATCAAAATACAACGTGAGAATACCTCGACTCTAACATGGGCTTGATTGCCGATTACTAAACATATGCTACAGTTTCTGATGGACGCCGACTTTGATTTCAACAATCAAGACAAGCTTAAGCCTAACTCAAAAAGGAATCAAGAAATTCGCGTTTGGATCGCAGCCGCGTTCTTGCAAGCCATTTCCACGTTTTGCGCTGACCCTATTCTTGTTTACGAATGGCCATTATTTCTGCCTCTGATCACTCACCAGACCCCCCTCAGTCGAGAGATCCGATACATGACTCAGAAGAATTTTTTGGTGAAGGTCGATAATCAGCCAATGTTACGATGCATGAATGAGATAACGATCCTACCAGACCATTTGAAAGATGAGAACGGACGACCGCTGCTAGACCCTTTTGCAGAAGACATGGTCTTGTCGTCAGACTATCCTCAACGCGTGGTggagatcttcaaggagCACGGGGTAAAAGTCATGGAGGACGAGACTCTTTTGAGACGCCTGGAGGCCGATATGGGGTTTCGAATCATTAAGACGCATCATAAAGATACTACTGAGGAGTGGCATGCAAGAATGGCGCGATTCCTTCTCCGGTTCCTGGAAACTTCAGGCTTCAATGCTTCGAGGGTCAAGTCTATTGCAATTGTGCCTCTGAAAGGTGGAAGATGGACGGCCATGATATCTGGTCCTGTCTATTTTCCGCGTACGGGAGACATTTCCATCCCGGACTCCATTAATTTGAGGGTGGTGGAATCAACTGCTACACAAGATCCAGATCGGTATGCACTGTTCAAATGCCTTGGGGTCACTGAGCCCCCCATCGACATGGTCAGGAAATCGATTCTCAAGACTCTGGCCACATCGGATACTATTCCGCTGAAATTTGTCAATGACTATCTCCAATATCTCTATCTCACGCATGAAGCTTGCGACTGGAAACCGGAGCAGTACCAGGAAGTGCAAGTTCTGACGACAGACTCAAAGCTTGAGAGTCCATGGTCTAAGACAATCTACCTACCAGGCAAGGGTCACCCATTAAGTGCTGAAAGCCTTCTAGGGTCTTTGAAGCCAGAATCCTCGCTCCTTGGATCTTTCTTGCATCCTGAAACTTTGAGCTATGTTCCAACTCATTGCAACTCTTCAAGCATCAGTTGGAAGAGATGGCTTTGCGAGTACGTCGGTTTAAGGGAAGACATCTGCCTCGAATCGGATGGGACTGGAAAACTATCGTCTGATTTCCTTCATATTGTAAGTCAAAGTCCAGAGAAGCTTCTGGACCTCCTTGAACATCTCCTGCCTAAATGTGAGGTAGAGTTATCGGATGAGTCAGCCATCATATCCGAGGTTCGACAACTTTCTGCAAGCAACCTTTGCGATGTTGAATTCATTTGCAAGTTACAGGATACTTGGCTTCCTCTCAAAACTCTCACTGATATAGTTGAGTCATATATGGAACAGCCCGGCCAGTTCCCTTTTTTGAGATCCATCCAAGGCAATACTGGAGATATCGACACAAAGTGGAACTTCCTATCCGAATATCTTCTTGTTGGCAAGGAAGACAATCTCGACTTCCGTCTCGAGATCTTGCGTTCAATCCGTCGCTCAGATCCTAAGAAGGATCCGGATCGTCAACTCCAAAAAGTCCTGGACTTATACGCTTCCCTATATGCCCAGCTCACTGTTCCCGGAGAAATGACCACTGACAGAGAGAAGCTCAGGTAGGCTGTTATATTTTGTTAAACTTAGTTCGCGCTGACACTAAACCAGAAACTTCTTCGGTGAATCCGGCATCGCCTACTTCAACGGTAAAGAACTTGAGTGGACAAGTTCTTCGTTTTGTTTGTGGGATGCACCGCCAGACATGGTCACAATGCGCTCACTCAAGTCCTGCTACGATATGCAAGGCTCAAATGCTGAAGTTGGAAGCGCCCTACAGAACCTTTTCCTCAAAACACTTGGTATACCAAATGTTAGTCTTAAGCAAATTGTGGCAGAGTTGAATGAACTGCGCCTTAGAAATGACGAGGATCCTGCAAAGATTCTCCGGCTTTATGACTTCTTGAACAGGAATATTCCCTCGTCTCAGGACATTAGGTATGTATCATTTTGTCACAACGTAATTCGGCCTGTGGCTCTGATAAGAAAACAGGGCTTTATTTGAGACCTCGCCGCTTATCTTCATCCCCGACGGTCCATATATAGGTTGGCATAAGTCCACTGAGGTCTTGTGGTCTAGCAACACAGACCTATGTGGTATGGGAACCTTGGACGACACTTACGGAACACTTCGTGAGCTCTTCGTCGCTAAACTTGGAATTAAGCCATTGTCGCTGAGAATACTTTACGACCGCCTGATTAAGTCTCCCAAGAGCAACCCGCAACAGATGAAAGAAGCCATTTTCATCCTAAATGATTTCCTTCGGAGCGAACCAGCATTCCTGGATCCGCAGCCTGTTAGAAATGCTGAGATATTCCCTATCAGAGATCCTGGTGGAACAGTTTCTTTGAGGTCTGTAGAAACCGAGTTTGCCATTGGAGACAATGACAACTTGAGAATGCGGTTCGAAAAGCGAATCAGTTTTCTGGACTGCAGTCTCGTGGAATTCCATCGTCTAAAGCCTTTCTTTCAATGGCTCAAGGTTGAAGATCGCTACTTGTCTAGATGTGTCCAAGACAGTGTGACGAACGTCACAGAAGGTCTACATCAGCCATTAAGACCTTTGGTAGATTATACGAAACTGGATGTGACAGATAAGGCCCGATATATCGCTCGGTAAGATCCTCGGTATTGTTGACGAAAACATGGCCATTGACTTATTAGTGTTGCGTCGAACTTCGGTAGCCCTCGTTGTCTAGCGGGGATCGAAGCCCTATACAGGCAACTAAGCAGGGTGGAATGTTTCGAACTGCGGAATATGAAATCCGTCTTTACTATAGAACAGAAGGGTCAGACGTTTGTGTCAGAGAGTCAGACGCCCACGGCACATATTTTTGAGTCTGGCAGAAGACTTACGATCTATGTTCCCATGGATCCCGCAACACAGGATGTCTGTTTCCGCTCAGTATTGCCCAGAAAGCTCGCAACATGGATCATGCAGGATCCCGAAAGTAGCGACCGACCTTACGTTGACATCGAGATGGTCAATGCACTGACTGCTATCTTAGCCAGCGAGACGACATCTCTCGACGAGATTCTTGATGAACTAGGAATTGCCAGAATATCGTATGATGGCCTCAGCGACGACGGGGAAGAAGTCGCGAGACAGGGAGTATCATTCAAAAATGTCGTCGAACGGCCCCGAAAGGCAGACTCGGTGTTGTTTGGTATCCCCGTTAGCAACACGGGCAAAAGTTTGTTTGTTAAGACGGTTGA
This genomic window contains:
- a CDS encoding hypothetical protein (EggNog:ENOG41), which encodes MTSQEDAERVIRELTGEYKLEENVFENGRKFLRDLLLYIDAKGFMRAIMRKEYPYVSFKIHSSHIEVEFNDDGFTKRDLEHICLPSTIEEKSTGEDGLSSVFKSTAKTYLQSGNFSLDLRLTSSEGKIKPVWVSPAASIPDTLTRMVVYFHDCGTEEHLERLKSVIMAQFEGLQAESLLFLKALRRIDVKFYGKGSELHQSKQFHKYGMKDNRELLKTTINSHGKDEEKGQLFYVVGRGARFSLPEYRRNVTLAFPLTEAGKPLIDTGGKGLFNVLLVSKSKYNFLMDADFDFNNQDKLKPNSKRNQEIRVWIAAAFLQAISTFCADPILVYEWPLFLPLITHQTPLSREIRYMTQKNFLVKVDNQPMLRCMNEITILPDHLKDENGRPLLDPFAEDMVLSSDYPQRVVEIFKEHGVKVMEDETLLRRLEADMGFRIIKTHHKDTTEEWHARMARFLLRFLETSGFNASRVKSIAIVPLKGGRWTAMISGPVYFPRTGDISIPDSINLRVVESTATQDPDRYALFKCLGVTEPPIDMVRKSILKTLATSDTIPLKFVNDYLQYLYLTHEACDWKPEQYQEVQVLTTDSKLESPWSKTIYLPGKGHPLSAESLLGSLKPESSLLGSFLHPETLSYVPTHCNSSSISWKRWLCEYVGLREDICLESDGTGKLSSDFLHIVSQSPEKLLDLLEHLLPKCEVELSDESAIISEVRQLSASNLCDVEFICKLQDTWLPLKTLTDIVESYMEQPGQFPFLRSIQGNTGDIDTKWNFLSEYLLVGKEDNLDFRLEILRSIRRSDPKKDPDRQLQKVLDLYASLYAQLTVPGEMTTDREKLRNFFGESGIAYFNGKELEWTSSSFCLWDAPPDMVTMRSLKSCYDMQGSNAEVGSALQNLFLKTLGIPNVSLKQIVAELNELRLRNDEDPAKILRLYDFLNRNIPSSQDIRALFETSPLIFIPDGPYIGWHKSTEVLWSSNTDLCGMGTLDDTYGTLRELFVAKLGIKPLSLRILYDRLIKSPKSNPQQMKEAIFILNDFLRSEPAFLDPQPVRNAEIFPIRDPGGTVSLRSVETEFAIGDNDNLRMRFEKRISFLDCSLVEFHRLKPFFQWLKVEDRYLSRCVQDSVTNVTEGLHQPLRPLVDYTKLDVTDKARYIARVASNFGSPRCLAGIEALYRQLSRVECFELRNMKSVFTIEQKGQTFVSESQTPTAHIFESGRRLTIYVPMDPATQDVCFRSVLPRKLATWIMQDPESSDRPYVDIEMVNALTAILASETTSLDEILDELGIARISYDGLSDDGEEVARQGVSFKNVVERPRKADSVLFGIPVSNTGKSLFVKTVDQTEANVGAE